Proteins from one Hyperolius riggenbachi isolate aHypRig1 chromosome 4, aHypRig1.pri, whole genome shotgun sequence genomic window:
- the CYRIA gene encoding CYFIP-related Rac1 interactor A isoform X2: MGNLLKVLTREIENYPHFFLDFENAQPTDCEREVWNQVNAVLQDSESILSDLQAYKGAGQEIRDAIQNPNDIQLQEKAWNSVCPLVVRLKRFYEFSLRLEKALQSLLESLTCPPYTPTQHLEREQALAKEFAEILHFTLRFDELKMRNPAIQNDFSYYRRTISRNRINNMHLDIENEVNNEMANRMSLFYAEATPMLKTLSNATTSFVSDNKTLPIENTTDCLSTMASVCKVMLETPEYRSRFTSEDTLMFCMRVMVGVIILYDHVHPVGAFCKTSKIDMKGCIKVLKEQPPDSVEGLLNALRFTTKHLNDESTSKQVRAMLQ; this comes from the exons ATGCTCAGCCAACGGATTGTGAACGGGAAGTGTGGAATCAGGTCAATGCCGTGCTGCAGGACTCAGAGAGCATACTTTCCGATCTCCAGGCGTACAAGGGAGCCGGACAGGAAATACGAGAT GCCATACAAAATCCAAACGACATCCAGCTACAGGAAAAAGCCTGGAATTCTGTGTGCCCGCTGGTCGTTAGGCTGAAACGGTTCTATGAGTTTTCCCTAAGACTTG AAAAAGCTCTACAGAGTTTACTAGAGTCTCTGACCTGCCCCCCCTACACCCCCACACAACACCTGGAGCGGGAACAGGCCCTGGCTAAAGAGTTTGCTGAAATTCTGCACTTTACGCTACGCTTTGATGAGCTGAAG ATGAGGAATCCTGCCATCCAGAATGATTTCAGTTACTACAGGCGGACGATAAGTCGCAACAGGATAAATAATATGCAT CTAGACATTGAAAATGAAGTAAACAATGAGATGGCAAACAGGATGTCCCTATTCTATGCTGAAGCCACGCCAATGCTGAAGACGCTTAGTAATGCCACTACCAGCTTTGTATCCGAT aATAAAACGCTACCCATTGAAAACACCACAGACTGTTTGAGCACAATGGCCAGTGTCTGCAAAGTAATGCTTGAAACACC GGAATACAGGAGTCGGTTCACCAGTGAAGACACACTCATGTTTTGTATGAGGGTAATGGTTGGCGTAATAATCCTTTATGACCACGTTCATCCAGTTGGTGCTTTCTGCAAGACGTCAAAGATTGAT atgaAAGGATGTATAAAAGTATTGAAAGAACAGCCCCCAGATTCTGTGGAAGGCCTATTAAATGCACTCAG GTTCACCACAAAGCACCTGAATGACGAGTCTACTTCTAAACAGGTCCGGGCGATGCTTCAGTAA
- the CYRIA gene encoding CYFIP-related Rac1 interactor A isoform X1, with the protein MGNLLKVLTCTELEQGPNFFLDFENAQPTDCEREVWNQVNAVLQDSESILSDLQAYKGAGQEIRDAIQNPNDIQLQEKAWNSVCPLVVRLKRFYEFSLRLEKALQSLLESLTCPPYTPTQHLEREQALAKEFAEILHFTLRFDELKMRNPAIQNDFSYYRRTISRNRINNMHLDIENEVNNEMANRMSLFYAEATPMLKTLSNATTSFVSDNKTLPIENTTDCLSTMASVCKVMLETPEYRSRFTSEDTLMFCMRVMVGVIILYDHVHPVGAFCKTSKIDMKGCIKVLKEQPPDSVEGLLNALRFTTKHLNDESTSKQVRAMLQ; encoded by the exons ATGCTCAGCCAACGGATTGTGAACGGGAAGTGTGGAATCAGGTCAATGCCGTGCTGCAGGACTCAGAGAGCATACTTTCCGATCTCCAGGCGTACAAGGGAGCCGGACAGGAAATACGAGAT GCCATACAAAATCCAAACGACATCCAGCTACAGGAAAAAGCCTGGAATTCTGTGTGCCCGCTGGTCGTTAGGCTGAAACGGTTCTATGAGTTTTCCCTAAGACTTG AAAAAGCTCTACAGAGTTTACTAGAGTCTCTGACCTGCCCCCCCTACACCCCCACACAACACCTGGAGCGGGAACAGGCCCTGGCTAAAGAGTTTGCTGAAATTCTGCACTTTACGCTACGCTTTGATGAGCTGAAG ATGAGGAATCCTGCCATCCAGAATGATTTCAGTTACTACAGGCGGACGATAAGTCGCAACAGGATAAATAATATGCAT CTAGACATTGAAAATGAAGTAAACAATGAGATGGCAAACAGGATGTCCCTATTCTATGCTGAAGCCACGCCAATGCTGAAGACGCTTAGTAATGCCACTACCAGCTTTGTATCCGAT aATAAAACGCTACCCATTGAAAACACCACAGACTGTTTGAGCACAATGGCCAGTGTCTGCAAAGTAATGCTTGAAACACC GGAATACAGGAGTCGGTTCACCAGTGAAGACACACTCATGTTTTGTATGAGGGTAATGGTTGGCGTAATAATCCTTTATGACCACGTTCATCCAGTTGGTGCTTTCTGCAAGACGTCAAAGATTGAT atgaAAGGATGTATAAAAGTATTGAAAGAACAGCCCCCAGATTCTGTGGAAGGCCTATTAAATGCACTCAG GTTCACCACAAAGCACCTGAATGACGAGTCTACTTCTAAACAGGTCCGGGCGATGCTTCAGTAA